A single Calidifontibacter indicus DNA region contains:
- a CDS encoding HNH endonuclease signature motif containing protein, translated as MEGTPEFEARPGGIDPAELLESVIFEDGLDAAIELASQPHLVPGANPVTIMLIISKILSAHAYELLGQDDPFTVDEPDALLGYDLFPETTAPAGTLGAVGSAAPAAAPDGSAGRADDEALTVLDAGLDEVLVAESRVFDRMTLFEDATRAAHQAAQSMEAVRARSIAEFARWEHPDGPQGTRKTPWVRHGQGFTSMYSADTVAAELGLGIQAGIGLVQRSARMVTRTPNLLREVAAGRANLETAADIATELQDASPDVCETVEAEILGRGVHQTTRGQARKSCRTLVGKHQPSAARETARKTRAQQCGVFQDPHPTPGLSVLTVIGDNGQITAVKDAIDQLAFAMKHGDESDKTLGEYRVDAFFDLAMRNVTLNLDIQVLTPTFGTAGKTWTKPTNQAPAAAGATGATGAKGTAGKDSNNSNDDDGLADDSGRADDSGRADDSGRADDSCHADDSCHADDSNNGNGEGRADDSDHGDGSDAEPPATEPYVEPEIPAAFGGSSTRGRDSAGKDNAGKDSDGRAFVSDMRERGATSVHARAGAIDADSLTDLARFADKVTVSSFEFDPVTGEPTANTMASDSYRPPPTMARYVKTRDQRCRAPGCDRPAIKNVDLDHAVEWPQGPTTTVNLECLCRRHHRMKQTQWRIRLHPNGIVEWTSPTGHTYRTTPGLTETWHDLTDP; from the coding sequence ATGGAGGGGACACCAGAATTCGAGGCTCGACCGGGCGGTATCGACCCGGCCGAGTTGCTTGAATCTGTGATCTTCGAAGACGGGTTGGACGCCGCGATCGAGTTGGCGTCCCAGCCTCATTTGGTGCCGGGTGCGAACCCGGTGACGATCATGCTGATCATCTCCAAGATCCTCAGCGCCCACGCCTACGAGTTGCTCGGGCAGGACGACCCGTTCACGGTCGACGAACCCGACGCGCTCCTCGGGTACGACCTGTTCCCCGAAACGACTGCCCCGGCAGGAACACTTGGGGCAGTCGGATCAGCCGCGCCTGCGGCGGCGCCCGATGGGTCGGCCGGTCGTGCCGACGACGAAGCCTTGACTGTTCTGGACGCGGGTCTGGATGAGGTGTTGGTGGCCGAGTCGCGGGTGTTCGATCGGATGACGTTGTTCGAGGACGCGACCCGTGCCGCGCATCAAGCAGCACAGTCGATGGAAGCGGTGCGGGCTCGTTCGATTGCGGAGTTCGCTCGGTGGGAGCACCCCGACGGTCCGCAGGGCACGAGGAAGACGCCGTGGGTGCGGCACGGTCAGGGGTTCACGAGCATGTACTCCGCCGACACGGTCGCTGCCGAACTGGGGTTGGGGATCCAGGCCGGGATCGGGTTGGTGCAACGCTCCGCCCGGATGGTGACCCGCACCCCGAACCTGTTGCGGGAAGTCGCCGCGGGCCGGGCGAATCTGGAGACGGCCGCGGATATTGCGACGGAGTTGCAGGACGCCTCCCCGGATGTGTGCGAAACGGTCGAGGCGGAGATCCTCGGCCGGGGAGTCCACCAGACAACCAGGGGTCAGGCACGCAAGTCGTGCCGGACGTTGGTGGGGAAGCATCAACCCTCCGCCGCTCGAGAGACGGCGCGGAAGACGAGGGCGCAGCAGTGCGGTGTGTTCCAGGATCCGCATCCGACGCCGGGGTTGTCGGTGCTGACTGTCATTGGGGACAACGGGCAGATCACCGCGGTCAAGGACGCGATCGACCAGTTGGCGTTCGCGATGAAACACGGCGACGAGTCCGACAAGACGTTGGGCGAGTACCGGGTGGATGCGTTCTTCGACCTCGCGATGCGGAATGTGACCTTGAACCTCGACATCCAGGTGCTCACCCCGACCTTCGGCACGGCCGGGAAGACCTGGACAAAGCCCACCAACCAGGCACCGGCTGCTGCCGGGGCTACCGGGGCTACCGGGGCAAAAGGGACTGCTGGCAAAGACAGCAACAACAGCAACGACGACGACGGCCTTGCTGACGACAGTGGCCGTGCCGACGACAGTGGCCGTGCCGACGACAGTGGCCGTGCCGACGACAGTTGCCATGCCGACGACAGTTGCCATGCCGACGACAGCAACAACGGCAATGGCGAGGGCCGTGCTGACGACAGTGACCATGGGGACGGCAGTGATGCTGAACCACCGGCCACTGAGCCGTATGTCGAGCCAGAGATACCGGCAGCGTTCGGTGGCAGCAGCACCAGGGGTCGAGACAGTGCCGGCAAAGACAATGCCGGCAAAGACAGTGACGGCCGGGCCTTCGTCTCCGACATGCGTGAACGCGGCGCGACGAGCGTCCACGCCCGTGCCGGTGCGATCGACGCCGACAGCCTGACCGACCTGGCCCGGTTCGCCGACAAAGTCACCGTGAGTAGCTTCGAGTTCGACCCCGTCACCGGGGAACCCACCGCGAACACGATGGCCAGCGACAGCTACCGGCCGCCACCGACGATGGCGAGGTACGTGAAAACCAGGGACCAGCGGTGTCGGGCACCCGGCTGTGACCGTCCCGCGATCAAGAACGTCGACCTCGACCACGCGGTCGAATGGCCCCAGGGGCCCACCACAACGGTCAACCTCGAATGCCTCTGTCGGCGACATCACCGGATGAAGCAAACCCAGTGGCGGATCCGGTTACACCCCAACGGGATCGTCGAGTGGACCTCACCCACCGGACACACCTACCGCACCACACCAGGACTCACCGAAACCTGGCACGACCTCACCGACCCATAG
- a CDS encoding MFS transporter: MSTITRDDESPVTGRSPADRVSDTLPTGRARTVALISLFLASAMELIDVTIVNVALPSIEADLQATGPQLQWIIAAYPLAFAIALITGSRLGDRFGRKRLFVGGLVAFTLLSAACGAAPSAEALVLFRALQGLGAAAMVPQVLSSLQVMYAPEERGKAMGAFTALAGISTVIGPVLGAVLTDLDIAGSGWRAIFLVNVPVGLLALVAALRWIPESRSAVSPGLNPGAVAVLAAGLLAVLYPLTMGHDLGWPEWGFALMIVGAVVLAGFVRHQRRVQRAGLEPLVNLELYRGRGFAGGTAVQMLLFGALSAYFLAQTVYFQAGLGWSVLKAGLVGVPFAVATSAAAGFGVTVLALRIGRQVLQLGALVMAAGLAVMAVVVHLASVTTPWWAFVAPMVVTGVGFGLMVAPVGLFALADVPVEHAGSASGLFNTSGQLANAVGIAVIGTVFFEVVQSVGRAAPVDLFAPAFQVVLAIAAVLLLVSVAAARAVPAKVEVDTR, from the coding sequence ATGTCCACCATCACCAGGGACGACGAATCTCCCGTCACCGGCCGCTCGCCGGCCGACCGCGTCAGCGACACGTTGCCGACCGGCCGCGCTCGCACGGTCGCGCTCATCAGCCTCTTCCTCGCCTCGGCGATGGAACTCATCGACGTCACGATCGTCAACGTCGCGCTGCCCAGCATCGAAGCCGATCTGCAGGCCACCGGCCCGCAATTGCAATGGATCATCGCGGCCTACCCGTTGGCATTCGCTATCGCATTGATCACCGGCTCGCGACTGGGCGACCGCTTCGGTCGCAAGCGGCTGTTCGTCGGCGGACTCGTCGCGTTCACCCTGCTGTCGGCCGCCTGCGGCGCAGCGCCGTCCGCCGAGGCGTTGGTGTTGTTCCGGGCGCTGCAAGGTCTCGGCGCCGCAGCGATGGTGCCGCAGGTGTTGTCGAGCCTGCAGGTGATGTACGCGCCCGAGGAGCGCGGCAAGGCGATGGGCGCGTTCACGGCCCTGGCCGGTATCTCGACCGTCATCGGGCCCGTGCTCGGCGCGGTGCTGACCGACCTTGACATCGCCGGATCGGGTTGGCGCGCAATCTTCTTGGTCAATGTGCCGGTCGGACTGCTCGCCCTTGTGGCGGCGCTGCGCTGGATCCCCGAGTCACGCTCGGCCGTTAGCCCCGGACTCAACCCGGGAGCCGTCGCGGTGCTCGCGGCCGGCCTGCTCGCGGTGCTCTACCCGCTCACGATGGGTCACGACCTCGGTTGGCCCGAATGGGGATTCGCGCTGATGATCGTCGGTGCCGTCGTGCTTGCAGGCTTCGTGCGCCACCAGCGTCGCGTGCAACGAGCCGGCTTGGAGCCGCTGGTCAACCTGGAGCTCTATCGCGGACGCGGCTTCGCCGGCGGCACCGCCGTGCAAATGCTGCTGTTCGGTGCGCTCTCGGCCTACTTCCTCGCCCAGACCGTCTACTTCCAGGCCGGGCTCGGCTGGTCGGTGCTGAAAGCGGGTCTGGTCGGAGTGCCGTTCGCGGTGGCGACCTCGGCCGCTGCCGGCTTCGGCGTGACCGTGCTCGCCCTGCGCATCGGGCGGCAGGTGTTGCAACTCGGCGCACTGGTGATGGCTGCCGGACTCGCCGTGATGGCGGTCGTGGTGCACCTCGCGTCGGTGACCACCCCGTGGTGGGCGTTCGTCGCGCCGATGGTCGTCACCGGTGTCGGGTTCGGGCTGATGGTGGCTCCGGTGGGTCTGTTCGCGCTCGCCGATGTGCCGGTCGAGCACGCGGGTTCGGCCTCGGGGCTGTTCAACACCAGCGGCCAGCTGGCCAATGCGGTCGGTATCGCGGTGATCGGAACGGTCTTCTTCGAGGTCGTGCAGTCGGTCGGACGTGCGGCGCCGGTGGATCTGTTCGCGCCGGCCTTCCAGGTGGTGCTGGCCATCGCGGCGGTGCTGCTGCTGGTCTCGGTCGCGGCCGCCCGGGCTGTGCCGGCGAAGGTGGAGGTGGACACGCGCTGA
- a CDS encoding helix-turn-helix transcriptional regulator — MANTSSRTLRLLSLLQTHRFWPGTELAGRLEVSERTLRRDVDRLRELGYPVRSSRGVDGGYQLEAGGSMPPLVVDEQEAIALVVALGSSSAPGELGDATLSALSKVMQVLPAKLRRRAEAIRAVTVDSPFGTAPEVDASVLAGVAAATRDHERIRFSYTARGGQAAGDTIGRYAEPHHLVTVGTRWYLVAYDLDRLDWRSFRVDRMSEPVGTRSLFRPREVPGGDPAAYVRSGLNGRDESLTLTALLHAPAQEMGPRWGRYGEISAVDDHTCRVRMEVRHPGWAIFGLGMSGVPFEIEQASPQIHEAMADWAQRFAVATR, encoded by the coding sequence ATGGCCAACACGAGTTCCCGCACGCTGCGACTGCTGTCCCTGCTGCAGACCCACCGCTTCTGGCCCGGCACCGAGCTCGCCGGACGCCTGGAGGTCAGTGAGCGCACGCTGCGCCGCGACGTCGATCGGCTGCGCGAGCTCGGCTACCCGGTGCGCTCGAGCCGCGGTGTCGACGGCGGCTATCAACTCGAAGCCGGTGGGTCGATGCCGCCGCTGGTGGTCGACGAGCAGGAAGCGATCGCCCTCGTCGTGGCTCTCGGATCCTCAAGCGCTCCAGGCGAACTCGGCGATGCGACGCTCAGTGCACTGTCGAAGGTGATGCAGGTGCTCCCGGCGAAGCTGCGGCGTCGCGCGGAGGCCATCCGCGCCGTCACGGTCGACTCGCCGTTCGGCACGGCACCCGAGGTGGACGCGTCCGTCTTGGCCGGCGTCGCGGCGGCCACTCGCGACCACGAACGAATCCGGTTCTCCTACACAGCTCGTGGAGGGCAAGCCGCCGGCGACACCATCGGCCGCTATGCCGAGCCGCACCATCTCGTCACCGTCGGCACCCGTTGGTACCTGGTGGCCTACGACCTCGACCGACTCGACTGGCGGTCGTTCCGCGTCGATCGGATGAGCGAGCCGGTCGGCACCAGATCGCTGTTCCGGCCGCGCGAGGTGCCCGGTGGCGACCCCGCCGCCTACGTGCGCTCGGGCCTCAACGGACGCGACGAATCACTCACTCTCACAGCGCTGCTGCACGCACCGGCGCAGGAGATGGGGCCGCGATGGGGTCGCTACGGTGAGATCAGCGCGGTCGACGACCACACCTGCCGGGTGCGGATGGAGGTGCGCCACCCGGGCTGGGCGATCTTCGGGCTCGGGATGAGCGGGGTGCCGTTCGAGATCGAGCAGGCGAGCCCGCAGATCCACGAAGCGATGGCCGATTGGGCGCAGCGCTTCGCAGTCGCCACCCGGTAA
- a CDS encoding acyl-CoA dehydrogenase family protein, translated as MAAQSPTELFGIDSLIDPDDRDMTSAVRSLLDAQVRPHLQDWYDAGTVPVKELAPKLGEMGLLGMHLEGYGCAGTSATAYGLACLELEAADSGIRSLVSVQGSLAMFAIWRFGSEEQKQEWLPRMAAGEAIGCFGLTEPDFGSDPGGMRTRARRDGDDWVLNGSKMWITNAPVADVAVVWAKTGESSRDVRGFVVPTDTKGFSAPEIKKKLSLRASVTGEIVLDDVRLPGSAMLPEAAGLSGPLSCLNEARFGIVFGAVGAARDCIETALSYTGDRDIFGKPLAGYQITQTKLADMTLELGKAMLLALHLGRLKDGDGVRPEQISLGKLNNVREAIKIARECRTLLGANGITLEYPVLRHANNLESVLTYEGTSEVHQLMIGQALTGQSAFR; from the coding sequence ATGGCTGCGCAGAGCCCCACCGAACTGTTCGGAATCGACTCCCTCATCGACCCCGACGACCGCGACATGACGTCCGCCGTCCGCTCGTTGTTGGACGCGCAGGTGCGCCCGCACCTGCAGGATTGGTACGACGCGGGCACGGTGCCGGTCAAGGAACTCGCGCCGAAGCTGGGCGAGATGGGGCTGCTCGGCATGCACCTGGAGGGTTACGGCTGCGCGGGCACCTCGGCGACTGCTTACGGCCTGGCCTGCCTCGAACTCGAGGCCGCCGACTCCGGCATCCGCTCGCTGGTGTCGGTGCAGGGCTCGCTGGCGATGTTCGCGATCTGGCGGTTCGGCAGCGAGGAGCAGAAGCAGGAGTGGCTGCCGCGGATGGCCGCCGGCGAGGCGATCGGGTGCTTCGGCCTCACCGAGCCCGACTTCGGCTCCGACCCGGGCGGCATGCGCACGCGGGCCCGCCGCGACGGCGACGACTGGGTGCTGAACGGTTCGAAGATGTGGATCACGAACGCGCCGGTCGCCGATGTGGCCGTGGTCTGGGCCAAGACCGGGGAGTCGAGCCGCGACGTCCGCGGGTTCGTAGTGCCCACGGACACAAAGGGATTCAGCGCCCCGGAGATCAAGAAGAAGCTGTCGCTGCGTGCCTCGGTGACCGGCGAGATCGTGCTGGACGATGTGCGGCTGCCCGGCTCGGCGATGTTGCCGGAGGCCGCCGGCCTGTCGGGGCCGCTCTCGTGCCTGAACGAGGCGCGGTTCGGCATCGTCTTCGGTGCGGTGGGTGCCGCCCGCGACTGCATCGAGACCGCGCTGTCGTACACCGGCGACCGCGACATCTTCGGCAAGCCGCTCGCCGGTTACCAGATCACCCAGACCAAGCTGGCCGACATGACGCTCGAGTTGGGCAAGGCGATGCTGCTGGCGCTGCACCTCGGCCGGCTCAAGGACGGCGACGGCGTGCGCCCGGAGCAGATCAGCCTGGGCAAGCTCAACAACGTGCGTGAGGCGATCAAGATCGCCCGTGAGTGTCGAACTCTGTTGGGTGCCAACGGCATCACGCTGGAATACCCGGTGCTGCGGCACGCGAACAACCTGGAGTCGGTGCTCACCTACGAGGGCACCTCCGAGGTGCACCAGTTGATGATCGGCCAGGCGCTGACCGGGCAGTCGGCCTTCCGCTGA
- a CDS encoding ATP-binding protein, whose product MTNPPSIRTVGELRASGHQSKHLREEIRDNLLAALAEGRDPWPGLHGLDDTVVPQLERALLAGHDIVLLGERGQGKTRILRTLVGLLDEWTPVIDGSELGEHPYAPITHASKQRAAELGDDLPVAWRHRDERYAEKLATPDTSVADLIGDVDPMKVAEGRSLGDPETIHFGLIPRSHRGIVAINELPDLAERIQVAMLNVMEERDIQIRGYILRLPLDVLVVASANPEDYTNRGRIITPLKDRFGAEIRTHYPVELADEMAVIRQEAHLVAEVPDPLVEILARFTRGLRESSSVDQRSGVSARFSIAGAETVAAAALHRKAVQGEKEAVARVVDLETAVDVLGGKVEFEVGEEGRERPILDHLLRTATADTVRHLFAGLDLAPLVAAFEEGTLVTTGERVTASDFLAALPPLSGGSLYDDIADRIDAKSDGERACAIELALEGLYLIRKIDKQSGDRETIYG is encoded by the coding sequence GTGACGAACCCACCCTCCATCCGCACCGTCGGCGAGTTGCGCGCGAGCGGACACCAGAGCAAGCACCTGCGCGAAGAGATCCGGGACAACCTGCTCGCGGCCCTCGCCGAGGGACGCGACCCGTGGCCCGGGCTGCACGGGCTCGACGACACCGTCGTGCCGCAGCTGGAGCGGGCGCTGCTCGCCGGCCACGACATCGTGTTGCTCGGCGAACGCGGCCAGGGCAAGACCCGCATCCTGCGCACCCTGGTCGGGTTGCTCGACGAGTGGACGCCGGTGATCGACGGGTCGGAGCTCGGCGAGCACCCGTACGCCCCGATCACCCACGCCTCGAAGCAGCGCGCGGCCGAACTCGGCGACGACCTGCCGGTCGCCTGGCGGCACCGTGACGAGCGCTACGCCGAGAAGCTCGCCACCCCCGACACCTCGGTGGCCGACCTCATCGGCGACGTCGACCCGATGAAGGTGGCCGAGGGCCGCAGCCTCGGCGACCCCGAGACCATCCACTTCGGGCTGATCCCGCGCTCGCACCGCGGCATCGTCGCGATCAACGAGCTGCCCGACCTCGCCGAGCGCATCCAGGTGGCGATGCTCAACGTGATGGAGGAGCGCGACATCCAGATCCGCGGCTACATCCTGCGGTTGCCGCTCGATGTGCTCGTGGTGGCCAGCGCCAACCCGGAGGACTACACCAACCGCGGTCGCATCATCACCCCGCTGAAAGACCGCTTCGGCGCCGAGATCCGCACCCACTACCCGGTCGAGCTGGCCGACGAGATGGCGGTCATCCGGCAGGAGGCCCATCTCGTCGCGGAGGTGCCCGACCCGCTGGTCGAGATCCTGGCGCGGTTCACCCGCGGGCTGCGCGAGTCGTCGTCGGTCGATCAGCGCTCCGGTGTCTCGGCCCGCTTCTCGATCGCCGGCGCCGAGACCGTCGCCGCAGCAGCGTTGCACCGCAAGGCAGTTCAGGGCGAGAAGGAAGCCGTCGCCCGGGTCGTCGACCTCGAGACCGCGGTCGATGTGCTCGGCGGCAAGGTGGAGTTCGAGGTGGGTGAGGAGGGCCGCGAACGGCCGATTCTCGACCACCTGCTGCGGACGGCGACCGCCGACACCGTGCGGCACCTGTTCGCCGGGCTCGACCTCGCGCCGCTGGTCGCCGCCTTCGAGGAGGGCACGCTGGTCACCACCGGCGAGCGGGTGACCGCCTCCGACTTCCTCGCCGCACTGCCGCCGCTGTCGGGCGGCTCGCTCTACGACGACATCGCCGACCGCATCGACGCCAAGAGTGACGGCGAGCGGGCCTGCGCGATCGAGCTCGCGCTCGAGGGCCTCTACCTCATCCGCAAGATCGACAAGCAGTCCGGCGACCGCGAAACCATCTACGGCTGA